Genomic segment of Acidobacteriota bacterium:
CCACTTTCCACTGGGTGGGGACGGCGCCGACGGCGAGGCCGAGCTGCTGATTCTCGATGCGGGGTAGGGTCTCGCCGCTGGCCTCGGGACCGGCGGTCTCTTCCGTCGGCGGCTGACAGGCGATGAGCAGGGCGACGGCGGCGGTGGTGATCAGGACGATGAAGGATCGAAGCATGGCACTCTCCTAGGTTGCAGGGTGAGAGGAGTCGGTAACAGATCAGCCGTCGCCGGCGGGAAGAGCTACGACGATGCGGTCGGCATATAGATACCAGAGCTCGAAGCGGGGCGCTACGGGGAGGCTGAGGGCCTCCTTCAGTGCCCGCCGGTAGATTTCCCCCTGGCTGCGGTAGGCGTCGGTACGGCGTTGCAGGCCGTCGTCGCCGTCGGCGATCTCGTCGGTCTTGAAGTCCGCCAGCACCACCTCACCGGTCTCCGGATCGCGATAGACCAGATCGATGATTCCGGAGACGAATCCGACCGCCGAGTTGTCACCGAGCTGCGGGTCTTTCAGCGCCGGTTCTCGCAGTACCGGCTCTGGGGGCAGCAGCACCGACAGCTCGCGGGCGAGCACCGCGTCCTCCCCCAGCTCGAAGAGCCGAGCCGCCAGCCGGGAGCTCTGCAAGCGTTGCAGCCAGCTCTCCCCCGCCTCGAGGACCTCGTCCAGCATCCCCGGCTCCGGCATCCCCGGCTCCGGTCTCGTCGGCTGCACCGCGGCAGCGTAGGCCGGCAGATTCGAGGCTTGGCGCTGCCACTCTTCTTCCGCGGGAGCTTCCAGCCGCAGGGTCTCGAGGATGCGGTGCACCACCGAACCGGTGGCCATGGCGATCTGGCGCCCCGCCGCCGGCCGGGGGCGTTGGGCTTCGCCGGTGGCGCTGGACCGGAGGGATGTCTCGCTGTCCTCCTCCAGCACCCGCTCCAACCGCCGATGGGCCTCGGCGGAGGCGGCGCGGCTCACCGGCCGCTGCATATGCCGCCGGGCCGCGGCCTGGAGACGCCGCAGCTCTTGGATTCCACGGCGCACCTGCGCCGGCGCCGGCAGGGCGCCGACGGCACTGCCGGTCCAGGGCTCGTCGTCGGCGTCCGCGTCCAGCAAATCCGGGAAGATCCAGCGGGTCTGGGCCGCCTCGTGGTGACTGGCGGTGGCTGCCGGCTGAGCGAAGAGCTCTCCCAGATCCGGGGCCGGGGGCTGGCGGTGGGCGAGGAGTTGGAGCAGGGTGGAGGCCTGATCCGGCGGCGTCGGTTCGGTCGAGCCGGACCAGCAGCCGGCGAGGACCATGCGCTCCTTGGCGCGGGTCATGGCGACGTAGAGCAGCCGCACCCGTTCCGCCGCCGCCACCGCCGCTTCCTCCTCCTGCACGGCGTCGAAGGCGAGGGTGGCGGCGCCGAAGATGCGGTATTCGGTACTCTGCCGCCGGCGTTTGAGCTGTGGGCGGAGGTCGAAGTCCGGCGGTGGCGGCTGTTTGTGCAGCTGGAGCAGGTAAACGTGTTGGAAGTCCAGGCCCTTGGCCCCGTGGATAGTGAGCACCTGGACGGCGTCGTTCTCGGCGCTGGGGGGGCGGGCTTCTTCGGCGTCCTGGGCCTCGGCGACGCTGCGCCGCAGCAGCCGCAGCAGGCCGGGGATGTCGCCACCCTCCGTCAGGACCTCGTGGAGCTGGCGGAAAAAGCGGTCCAGGTTGGCGAGGCGATGGCGGCCGAGGTAGCGGCCGCTCTCCAGCACCTCCTGGAGGAAGGTGGCCCGGAGGCGTTCCAGGAAGCAGTCGGCGGGCTCGTGGTGGTAACTACGGCGCAGGAGCACCAGATGCTCCAGGGCCTTGGCGGCGGCCTCCGGCCAGGCCGGGATGCGATCCAGCCCGGGAACGTCCCGGGGCGTGCGCCGTGCCGCTTCCGCCACCGCCCGGCGAAGCTCCGGCAGCCGGTTCTCCGCCGCCAGCCGCGGCAGGCTCTGGTTCCACAGGGGCACCAGGGCGGCGTCGGGGACGACGGCCATGGGAGAGCGCAGCACCGCTAGCAGCGCCACCGGGTCGCCGGGGTCGAGAATCGCCCGCACCAGCGCCGCGGCGTCGATGATCTCCCGCCGGCGGTAGTATTGCTTGTCGCGGCCGACGGCGAAGGGGATGCCCGCGCGGCGCAGGGCTTCCAGGTAGTCGTCCAGGTCGCCGGTACTGCGCAGCAGCAGGGCTACTTCTCCCCAGGGGACGTTCTCCCGCCGGCGCAGCCGCAGCAGGTCCCGGGCCACCGCCGCCGCCTCCACCGCCACCGCGTCGGCGGCGCGAGTCTTTGGGCCAGTCGGCGGACCCGAGGAAGGTGGGGTGGGCTCCTCGCCCTCGGCCCCTTCCTCATCCCGCCGCCAGGAGACCCAATGCTCCACCGGTGCCCAGGCGCCGTGGGCGAAGCCGGGCTTGTCCGCCAGGCGCTGGCAGGGCACTAGCGGTTCGAAGCGCGGCTGCAGACCGTGGGCCTCCACCATCACCGGCTCCACCGTGCGGTTGACCTCGTCGAGGATCGCCGGCACGGAGCGGAAGTTCTCGCTCAGCGGCAACACCGTTCCACCA
This window contains:
- a CDS encoding UvrD-helicase domain-containing protein, giving the protein MSPKSFEGPESSEKLESLDVLAEDRAARRLAQTRFDQPLVLEAGAGTGKTTTLVARILSWTLGAGWEHHQRLYAEADRPSESSAARDERIAAAVLQRVVAITFTEAAAAEMAGRVGEELAAVADGELPVWLLEEALPELSTRTRRARALAGTLDRLVVRTIHAFCRGLLADHPLEAGLHPDLEVDADGRITEQLCRETVLASLTQAYGEPGDESALALAADEHGPESVAETLTTLVAAGARSEDFDAVPLGSAAVQTFLQRLESSFDAFLEAAGALEGVSKRSRQTLATLEAARGARRRLESEVSEAGGEEEREPWQRLQSLVEDLRAGWDDKDLSRLRDWSRGTFNKSEGDALGAAGGRSVQSAAGTLYPLLRHTLRLEPARLHHGRRVLRPLLASVRRQLRARGAVTFPDLLLEARDLLIRRDGVRRKVQRGIDQLLVDEFQDTDDLQCELLRALALEGPEKERPGLFLVGDPKQSIYGWRSADLAAYDGFLEAVRKAGGTVLPLSENFRSVPAILDEVNRTVEPVMVEAHGLQPRFEPLVPCQRLADKPGFAHGAWAPVEHWVSWRRDEEGAEGEEPTPPSSGPPTGPKTRAADAVAVEAAAVARDLLRLRRRENVPWGEVALLLRSTGDLDDYLEALRRAGIPFAVGRDKQYYRRREIIDAAALVRAILDPGDPVALLAVLRSPMAVVPDAALVPLWNQSLPRLAAENRLPELRRAVAEAARRTPRDVPGLDRIPAWPEAAAKALEHLVLLRRSYHHEPADCFLERLRATFLQEVLESGRYLGRHRLANLDRFFRQLHEVLTEGGDIPGLLRLLRRSVAEAQDAEEARPPSAENDAVQVLTIHGAKGLDFQHVYLLQLHKQPPPPDFDLRPQLKRRRQSTEYRIFGAATLAFDAVQEEEAAVAAAERVRLLYVAMTRAKERMVLAGCWSGSTEPTPPDQASTLLQLLAHRQPPAPDLGELFAQPAATASHHEAAQTRWIFPDLLDADADDEPWTGSAVGALPAPAQVRRGIQELRRLQAAARRHMQRPVSRAASAEAHRRLERVLEEDSETSLRSSATGEAQRPRPAAGRQIAMATGSVVHRILETLRLEAPAEEEWQRQASNLPAYAAAVQPTRPEPGMPEPGMLDEVLEAGESWLQRLQSSRLAARLFELGEDAVLARELSVLLPPEPVLREPALKDPQLGDNSAVGFVSGIIDLVYRDPETGEVVLADFKTDEIADGDDGLQRRTDAYRSQGEIYRRALKEALSLPVAPRFELWYLYADRIVVALPAGDG